The sequence below is a genomic window from Anaerolineae bacterium.
GGGTGCATTCCAAATTTGGGGCAGGATCAAGCCGCCACAGCCCAGAGGTCATCGAAGTCATGGCTTAAGCCAAACCAAACGCAGCACGAATATCTGCTCAACACGGGGGGATCAGGGCATTCTCGGACCAGCCGGGCGAGTATTGTTTCCAATTGCCCATCCCTCCTCAGTGTTCCGCCAGCTTCTCGTTTTTTTGCCCCCAATCTGGAATGCACCCCTCTCAAACAGAGATTTTGTCGCCTGTCCTATTCTCTGCTAGGATCAAGCCATTCTGGAATCAAGCCGGCCCAGCAACCTGCACCTCAAGAGGGACATGCCATGCCGTCGCCAGCGTTTACGTTCGCCTTCATTCTGGCCACGATTTGCGGCGCCGCCTTTCACCTTGTGGTCGGCGGCGATATCCGCTGGCTGGCGCTGTACCTGCTGATCGGCTGGATTGGCTTTGCCCTGGGCCACCTGGTCGGTGTGCTACTCAACATCTCACTCCTGCAGATCGGCGTGCTGCGTGTCTTCCCCGCTGTCAGCGGGGCGATATTGATGCTGGTGCTCACCCGTCTGGTGATCGCCCGCCCGACCAGACGTTAGCGCATTCCAGAACGCATGCTATACTGAGCTGGCAACCAAGCGAGGTTACTATGCCTGATGTACCGCCAAGCACCCAGCGCGATCAAAAACCCGCCAACAGTCAACCGGATTCCCCTGCTGCAGCACCCGGCAGCAAGAGTCAGGGGAACAGCACCGTCCGGCTGGTCGTTGGCTTCATTGTTGCCCTGGTCGCCATCCTTGTGCTGGGTTTCCTCGTCGCACTTATCCTGGCCTTCACCAATCCCGGCGCCGCTGCCGGGCTGGAGATTCTCCGCGACTTCTTCATCATTGTGCTGACCCTCGAGGGGTTACTCATCGGCGTGGCGCTGATCATCCTGGTGTTGCAGATCGCCCGCCTGATCAACCTGCTGCAGAACGAGATTCAGCCCATCCTGCAGGAGACAGGCGATACCGTGCGCACGGTGAAGGGCACGGCAACGTTTGTCAGCCGCAATGTTGCCGACCCCGTCATCCGGGCCAGCGGCTTTCTGGCATTCCTGGGCGCGGTGCTCAGAGAGTTGTTCAGGATCTTCCGGCTGGTGCGGTAGGGCGACCGGCAAAGGAATGGCAGTCATGCAGACTTCACAGAGAAATCAGGGTGAAGGAGCGTTTGTCCTGGGGATGCTGCTGGGCGGTGTAGTCGGTGCTATTGCAGGCATGTGGCGCAGCCCACGCAGCGGCGCGGAAACCCGCCAGGAACTGGTCAAACTGGCCAGCGAGGCGCTGGCCAGCGTACAGCGGGCCATCCTGGGGGAACGTCCGGTTGACGCCCTCGCAGAAGGCAAAGCCATCGCCCGCCAACGCCGGATCGAGCTTTCCCTCAACAAGTGAGAACAACCTGAGGTCGACCGTCTGACCGGCCTGCCCGGCGCAAGCGGCCAGCCCTGTGCCATCAAGACAGGCCGGTGCTTCCCTCCACCTGGTTCATAGCTGCAGCCATGGCCCGCAGCACATCCCGCGCCGCCACGCTGCGCCGGTTACCGACGCACCGGGCCGCCAGCCTACCGGCCAGCCCATGCAGATAGGCGGCAGCCACCGCCGCCTCAAAGGCCCCGACTCCCTGCCCGATCAGCCCGGCCAGCGCCCCGGCCAGGACATCGCCCGTGCCCGCGGTTGCCAGCGCCGGCTCCGCAAAGGGCAGGACAGCTGTCCGTCCATCAGGCGCGGCAACCACGGTATACGCCCCTTTGAGGACGACCACGCACCGCCACGCCGCCGCTTTCTCCTGTGCCAGGGCGATCCGTTGCCGGGTAACTTCCTCGCGCGGCAGGCCGGTCAGGCGAGCCATCTCACCCGGATGTGGCGTCAACACTGTGCCTTTCGGCAGTAGCTTCCACCAGGCGTCCAGGGTACTTAGCAGGTTGAGGCCGTCCGCGTCGATAACCAGTGGCGGCAAGGGGTTTTCATCGCGCTGCTCGCTCGCTTCGGGCGTAGCACGTCCCGGGACAAAACCGATCCGGCTATGGCGCGCTTCCTGCTGCTCCCGGTTGAGCAGTGCCAGCAGAAAATCGCGGGTCGCCCCCTCGCGGCCCCAACCCGGCCCCAGCAGCAGGGCATTGTACCCCTGCGCCTGCTCGCGCACCAGCGGCGCCGCATCCTCGGCAATCACGCCCAGATCATGGGGCAACAGCAGCCAGGTCGCTTCCGGCACCTGTGGCGCCAGCAGCGGCATAACGATCTCCGGCGTACCGACGGTTACCAGCCCTGCGCCAACGCGGTAGGCAGCCTCCGCCGCCAGCGCCACCGCGCCCGTGTAATTCAGCGAGCCAGCCACCACCATCACCTTACCAAAAGTGCCCTTATGGGCGTCGGGGGGCATTGCGGGCA
It includes:
- a CDS encoding NAD(P)H-hydrate dehydratase, which gives rise to MIKIVTVAEMRAIEQEGDASGVSYDQMMQNAGRALADRVLDVLAAQPPARIVVLVGPGNNGGDALVAGRLIAAESAHEVSFYLARPRQDDDPNYAAVREAGLFIAEAARDQRFRVLKNLLSNAQVVIDGVLGIGLKLPIAGDLAEFMDVARKAILTQQQASSSLRSYVTPDLPVACPPRQPYVIAVDCPSGLDCDTGALDPLAIPADETVTFAAAKLGQVIFPGAAACGELHVAGIGLPRKLPSRDRVRLEMPTAADIRAWLPAMPPDAHKGTFGKVMVVAGSLNYTGAVALAAEAAYRVGAGLVTVGTPEIVMPLLAPQVPEATWLLLPHDLGVIAEDAAPLVREQAQGYNALLLGPGWGREGATRDFLLALLNREQQEARHSRIGFVPGRATPEASEQRDENPLPPLVIDADGLNLLSTLDAWWKLLPKGTVLTPHPGEMARLTGLPREEVTRQRIALAQEKAAAWRCVVVLKGAYTVVAAPDGRTAVLPFAEPALATAGTGDVLAGALAGLIGQGVGAFEAAVAAAYLHGLAGRLAARCVGNRRSVAARDVLRAMAAAMNQVEGSTGLS
- a CDS encoding YtxH domain-containing protein, coding for MQTSQRNQGEGAFVLGMLLGGVVGAIAGMWRSPRSGAETRQELVKLASEALASVQRAILGERPVDALAEGKAIARQRRIELSLNK